Within the Paenibacillus sp. AN1007 genome, the region GCAGTTCTCCGCCACCCACTGCATTACCCTTGATTTTGATTACATACTCATTAGGTCTTAACTGAATATTGTCCCGAATTCGAATGACAGGTACAACCAAACCCAGCTCAAGGGCACATTGTCTTCGAATCATGATGATCCGGTCGAGCAGGTCTCCGCCCTGCTGATTATCAGCCAGTGGAATCAAGCCATAACCAAACTCGAACTCGATCGGATCTACCTGAAGCAGGTTAATCACACTTTCAGGACTTCTCACCTCTTCAATCTGCTGCTCTTCTTCCAATTGCTCTTCCGCTTCCTGTTTTAAATTCAGATTATTCTGCATTCGCCAGGCGGCAAAGGCAAGCGCACCTGCCAGCGGGAGCGTTGTAATCACATGAATCGGTGTAAAAAATCCCAGCATCGCAATAACAAAAGCTACGATATAGATGAGTATCGGATATGTAAACAACTGGCCGGTGATATCTTCTGCCAAGTTTCCTTCCGATGAAGCTCTGGTCACAATCAGTCCTGCTGCTGTTGAAATCAGAAGAGCAGGTATCTGGCTAACCAATCCATCCCCGATGGTCAATACCGAGTATGTAGAGAGTGATGTTGCAAAATCGAGACCATGCACCGTCATACCGATGATAAAACCACCGATCAGGTTGATCAGGAGAATGATAATACTTGCTATGGCATCCCCTTTTACGAATTTGCTGGCACCATCCATCGCACCATAAAAGTCGGCTTCGCGTTCAATTTTGGAGCGGCGCTCACGCGCCTGCTGTTCATTGATCAAACCTGCATTCAGGTCTGCATCAATACTCATTTGTTTACCAGGCATGGCATCGAGGGTAAATCTTGCTGCTACTTCAGCTACACGCTCAGATCCTTTAGTGATAACGATGAACTGAACCACAACGAGGATCAAAAACACGATGAAACCTATAGCAATTTCACCTCCGGCAATCCAGCTTCCGAAGGTTGCAACTACCGCTCCCGCATCTCCCTTACCCAATATCAATTTGGTAGTCGAGATATTCAGTGCGAGTCGGAACAAGGTCGTAATGAGCAGCAAAGCCGGAAATATGGAAAACTGCAAAGCTTCTTTGCTGTTCATGGCAACAAGCAGGATCATCAAGGCAATAGAGATGTTGATAACAAGCAGCATATCGAGCAGCCAAATCGGGATCGGGAGAATCATCATCAACACGATGCCGATAATCCCCGCAAGTATAGCTAAATCTTTTGTTTTCAATGAATGTACGGCCTCCGATCCCTTTTATTTCGTTCTGCCCTTTAGTTTATATACATAAGCCAGCACTTCGGCTACAGCTTGGAACAAATCGGCTGGTATAGCGTCACCAATCTCAGCTCTCTGGAACAAAGCCCGTGCCAGTGGTTTGTTTTCCATCGTAATCACACCGTGTTCTTTGGCAATTTCTTTAATGCGCAGAGCGACATAATCCTGCCCTTTAGCAATAATCTGCGGAGCCTCCATCTCAGACCCCTCATACTTCAGCGCTACGGCAAAGTGAGTCGGGTTCGTGATTATCACATCTGCATTAGGTACTTCCTGCATCATACGCTGCATAGCCATTCGACGCTGACGCTCTCGAATTTTGCCCTTGATCAGCGGATCGCCTTCCATTTTCTTGTACTCATCCTTGATATCCTGTTTGGACATCCGTATATTCTTTTCATAATCGTACTTCTGGTACATGTAGTCGAATACGGCAAGCACCAGCAGTGCAACTGCAATTTTGACACCAAGATTCAAAGTAATCGAAGCAGCAAACTGTAAAATAGCATCCATTGAAAAATGGGATAATGAAGCAATATCAGCTTGATAACTGGTAATGGTGCTGTATACCAAATATCCGATAATGGACATTTTCAAAATGGACTTTGCAAATTCAACTAACGAACGAAGGGAGAAGATGTTTTTAAAACCTTTAATTGGATTTAATTTCTCAAGCTTCGGTTTTAAACCCTCACCAATAAGAAGGAACCCCACCTGCATGTAATTTACAATTAATGCAATCAAAGCTGCGCCAAGCAAAACAGGAGCGAGTAAAAGCATCACTTCAATCCCGTAACGTATCATCAGTGCCATCACATTTTCTTCGGTAATCTCCAGGCTGAGCCGATTAATGAAAATATCCGTAAACAACCTGACCATACGTTCTTTATAGAACGTACTGAAGATCATCATGATGAGAAATGTGAACAGGAGAATCGAAGCACCCGATAACTCCATACTTTTGACGACCTGGCCCTTTTTCCGTGTATCCTGTCGCTTTTTCGGGGTCGCTTTCTCCGTCTTCTCCCCTGAAAATAACTGGAGGTCGAGTTGAAGTTTCATCTGAATCCTGTCCTCCATTTCACTCATCCCGGCCGTTGTCCGATCGTTCCAAGCAGTTTTTCCATCGACCGGAACATCACCTCGAACAATTGGCCAAACACAAAGGCAAAACTGGGCACCAGCAGAAGCAAAATAGCAATTCCAACGAGCACCTTGAGCGGCATACCTACAGCAAATACGTTAAACTGTGGAGCCGTTTTTGCTAAAAAGCCCAATCCTACATCTGTCAGAAACAGCGCGACCACGATCGGAGCTGCCATCTGGAAAGCCAGCATGAACGATTCTCCTAATGTTCGTACAAGAAACTCTGCAACACTTCCATCTGCCATCTTCAAAAAGAACACGTTGGAGAGCGGAATCCATCGATAACTGTATACAATCCCGTCCAGCAGGTAGTGATGTCCGTTCATAGTCAGAAATAAAAGCACAGCAAAAGCATATTTAAAGTTACCTGTTAGCGGCGCAGAAGCACCTGTCATCGGGTCATACACATTCGCTATACCGAAACCAATCTGGATATCAATAAACGCCCCCGCTGTCTGGACTGCCGTCATCAAAAGATAGGCAACAAAACCCAGAAGCAGGCCTATCAGAATTTCTCTGATAATCAATAAGATGTAGCTCAAGTCGGTTGGAACGGTCTGATGAATGCCAAACGACATATATACCGTAAGCGTAACAAAGGCAGAGATCCCTACCTTAAACGAAGCAGGTACATTTCGAGCTGAAAAGACTGGTGCAGTTACAAAAAATGAGGCTATTCGACAAAACATAAGCAGAGCGACAGGGAAACTTTGCAGCAATGTCTCCATCGGCTAAAGCCTACCCTATGTATCTATATAGATTGTCGAGTATGTTATACGTAAAATCGATGAGTATATTCAAAATCCAGGGCCCAAATAAAAGTACCGCCAAGAGTACAGCAATAATTTTAGGCACAAAGGCCAGAGTCTGCTCCTGAATTTGAGTCGTTGCTTGGAAAATACTAATTAAAAGTCCTACAACCAGAGCTAGAATAAGCATAGGTGCACTGGCCAGCAATGACGTGTATACCGCTTTTCCGGCCAGACCGATAATAAACTCCGAAGTCATGACCGTCCTCCTTTAACTCTCCGGTTCAAGTGTTAAAACTCAGCAACAGTGACTTGACTACCAGATACCACCCGTCTACCAGCACAAAGAGCAGTATTTTAAAAGGTAATGAGATCATAACCGGGGGAAGCATCATCATACCCATGGCCATGAGCGTACTCGCCACAACAATGTCGATCACCAGGAAAGGAATAAAAATCATGAATCCCATCTGGAAAGCTGTTTTAAGCTCACTGATTGCATACGCCGGTACCATCACTGTAATCGGAATATCCTGATACGATTTGGGCTGTTCCGACTGATTGTATTTCATGAACAGCATAATATCCTTCTCACGCGTGTGCGTAAACATAAATTTCTTGATCGGATCTGCTGCCTTTTCAAGCGCCTGCGTTTGTGTTAAATCTCCCTTAAGATAAGGCTGCAGTGCAACCTGATTAATAGAAGACAGCGTTGGCGACATAATAAAAAGTGTCAGAAAAAGTGCAAGACCAACCAATACCTGATTCGGAGGCATTTGCTGCGTTCCGAGTGAGGTCCGGACAAAACCAAGCACGATAACGATGCGAGTAAAACTGGTCATCAGTACCAGCAATGCTGGCGCTATACTGAGCACTGTAATTAATAAAATGATGGACAATGAACTTGTACTTGGCGTGCTGCCGTCACCGTTTCCTATTTGAATATCAATGTTAGGAATCGGCTCGGCAAAAGCCACCGTAACGGATGCCAGGCTGATAAGTCCTATGAAACAACACGCTAACCAAATCTTTTTCTTCATGAATCCCTCGACCGATCTGTAGTATTGTCTTGATCCAGGAGCTTCTCCATCTTCTCTTTACGGTTTGGCATCTGCCGAAGTTTGGATTCGAACATCTCATGAAAAGAAGCGGTGTCCTCAATTTCCATTTCCCGAGGCGGTTCATCTTTGCGAAGCCGCTGAGTGAGCTTGGCAATGATAGGTGAAAGGCTGCCCTGCTGCGCAGCAGCGTCTCGTTCAAAAGAATCTATAATTTTCTGCGCTTCTTCCAAATCCGAGACCTTATCCAGCAGCTGTATATTCTCGCCCACACCAATCAAATAAACGTTTCCGCCAATCTCCAGAATTTGCAAAGACTTGTTTTGTCCTAATCCGACCCCGCCCAAAATGCGAACGGTTCCGCTTCGAAACCACTGCTGATTCCGTTTGTTCAAAAATCGAATCAGATAGACGATAAGAACCAGGATGACGGCCAGGACAACAATCACCCATACAAGCTGTAAATAATAATTGATTCCCGCGCCAGCTGGTTCTGGAGTATCACCCTGAGCCATCAACATGTTTCTTAAGCTCCCAGTGTTTTGCTGATTGCTTCGATAACCCGATCAGATTGGAAAGGTTTAACGATGAAATCTTTGGCACCCGCTTGAATGGCGTCAATTACCATCGCCTGCTGTCCCATTGCAGAACACATAATTACTTTTGCGTTTGCATCGATTTTTTTGATTTCTTTCAATGCAGCAATACCGTCCATCTCAGGCATTGTAATATCCATTGTAATCAGATCTGGACGAAGTTCCTTGAACTTCTCAACTGCCTGTGCCCCATCTGGTGCTTCTCCTACGACTTCATACCCATTTTTGGACAAAATGTCCCGGATCATCATTCTCATAAATGCAGCGTCGTCTACGACTAAAATTCGGTTTGCCATGTTGGTTCAAATCCTCCCTAGATTGTGCTTATTGTAATTTCTGAATTCGGTCCCATTGGCTTACGATATCTATAACACGAACACCAAAGTTCTCATCAATGACCACAACTTCTCCTTTGGCAATCAGCTTGTTATTAACTAGGATATCGACAGGTTCACCAGCCAACTTATCCAGTTCGACAATCGAACCTTGTGATAACTCCAATATATCTTTAATTTGCTTCTGGGTCCTTCCTAATTCTACGGTGACCTTAAGGGGAATGTCCATCAATAAATTCAAATTGTTCTCGTCTACCTGGCCATAAGTCCCATTTTGCAAATTGGCAAACTGAACAGGCTGTACATTCACATTCCTATTAGGTACACCACCGTAGTGCTGCGGCTCACCGTAAGCTGGCTGCGGCGGCATACTGTACGGCTGCTGCGGCGGCATACTGTACGGCTGCTGCGGCGGCATGCCATATGGCTGCTGTGGAGGCATTCCGTATGGCTGCTGTGGAGGCGCCCCCATCGGAGCTTGTCCGTATCCACTATAGTCCTGAGCAGGCTGCTGTGGAGCTTGTGGAGGCATCTGCTGCTGCTCCATAACCGGTGGCGGCGCTGGTGCGGCGGCTGGAGGTGTTGGTACTGGTGTCGGCTCAGGCTCAGGCGCTGCAGCTGCAGTTGCACTGGATGTTGACTCCTGAGCTCCTCCTATTAACATATCCACCATGTTTTTGGCGAAAGGTACTGGAAGCAGCTGCATCAGATTCGAATCAATCAGATCGCCCACTAATAGACGGAACGAAACTTGTATGAGCGTTTCATCTGGTGGCAGATTAGTAACGCCCTCTCCGCTTTCCAAGTTGAGAATATCAATCCCCGGAGGAGAGATATTGACAAAACGGTTGAAAATCGTCGACATGGATGTAGCAGAAGAACCCATCATTTGGTTCATTGCTTCCTGCACTGCACTGATATGAATTTCGTTCAGCTCTTCATCAGCCGGATTACCTTCACCGCCGAGCATCAAGTCCGCAATAATCTGTGCGTCTCTCTTTTTAATAACCAGTGAGTTAATGCCCTCGAATCCATCGACGTAATTCACATGAACAGCAACATGCGGTTTAGGAAATGCCTCCTCGAACTGCGTCCGGCTTATGATCGATACTTTAGGTGTAGTAATATCCACTTTAAGGCCCAGCAGCGTGGACAACGCCGTTGCCGCACTGCCAAATGTAATGTTGCCAATCTCCCCCAAGGCATCCTGTTCCAGTTCGGTCAGAAAGTCATCTACCGTTTTCTGAGCGGGTTCTGAACTCGCTATCGATTCCGATTGCCGAAGCAAAGCATCGATCTCTTCCTGGGATAAATAATCCTTACTCGTCAAATTCTTCAACTCCTTCGGTGACAACTTGATCTATTTGCACAGCCACACGGTCCTTAATGGTTCCCGGACTGCCGATATACTTCAGCCTGTCACCAACTTTAATGGAAAGCCCCTCTTCCACCGGTTTATTGAGCGTAATGACATCGCCAACCGATAATCCCAAAAACTCGGCTATCGAAATTCTGGATTCACCAAGTTCGGCTACTACAGGTAATTTGGCTTTGTTCACACGAGTTCTCAGCACTTCGTACTCTTCCGGAGCTCTCGTTTTCTTCTCCGAAACAAACCACTGATGCGTTGATAACCGGGACATTATAGGCTCAAGAACGACATGCGGTATACACAAGTTGATCATGCCCGTCGTATCGCCGATTTTGGTGCTGAGCGAGATCAAGGCAATGGTCTCATTGGGAGAAACAATCTGCATAAACTGCGGATTCGTCTCCAGTGCTTCCATTCTTGGCGAGATATCCAGTACCGTCTTCCACGCTTCCTGCAAACTTTCGAATGCACGGCTGAATATCCGCTCCATAATTGTTGTTTCAATCTCCGTCATGCTTGCAATTTTGGTCGGAGCACTACCGGTACCTCCAAGCAGACGGTCAAGCATCGCATATCCCACGTTGGGGTGAACCTCCATTACCATTCGTCCCTGTAATGGCTCTGCTTCGAAAATGTTCAAAATCGTCATCTTGGGAATAGAACGGATAAATTCGTCATAAGGCAACTGTTCTACCTGCACGACATTAATCTGAACGAACGTCCGCAGCTGGGCCGAAAAATAAGTGGTGAGAAAACGCGCAAAGTTTTCGTGAATACGAGTCAGACTGCGAATATGATCCTTAGAGAAACGAACTGCCCGCTTAAAATCATATGCTCTGATTTTTTTCTGAGTTTCTTCCTTTTTCAATTCCTCGGCGTCCATTTCGCCTGAAGAAAGGGCTGCTAATAGGGCGTCAATCTCATTCTGTGATAATACATCCACCATGTTCTCACCCCCTTACAGGTCTACAGCTTGTTCTGTTCACTACAATGGTGTCATTACAAAAGATGAAAAACTCGTGCTGCTCAATTTTCCTTCAGGTAAAGTTTCATTGATCAACCCTGTTAATCTCTCGTTGAATTGGATCCGGCCTTTTGCCGTAGACAATTCCTCAGGCTTGGTGTCGACAAGCGTCTGAATAATAATTGGCTTCACAATAATGTCTTTAATTTTCTCAAAATCTTCTTTGGCTTTCTTATCCGATAACTTGAAGGAGAAACTTACCATTACGATCCGATCTGTATCGGCCAGATTCGTTTTAATGTCTCCCAGCTCTGATGAAACCTCTACAATTTCATCCGCAGTCATCTTCTTTTCTTCAGCAGCCGCCGCTGTATGTGTATTGTCGTTCTTGTTCTGTCCCTGCAAAAATACAAAAACTACGACCACAATGAGTGTGATTGCAAGCAGTATCGTTGCAACCCAGGGCATCATCTTTTTCATCAGGACTCCTCCGTTTGCTGCACTTTGATCGTGGCTGCCTGAACTCCAATTTCACGGTTGTATTCTTTGATTTTGGAAATCACTTCATCGGCCTTTTCAAGAACGATCAGTCTTTTTCCCGTTACCAGAGTAATATACGTGTCCGGCGTCTCTTCCACGATCTCGACCATCAGCGCATTTAACCACATGGGAGAACCATTTAACCGCGTAACTGAAATCATGCTAAGCCCCCTCAATCAGAGTGGAGGAGCAAGCTCCCCCACCATTTCAAAATTACTAATCAGTTATTAACGTTTCAGGTTAACGACCTCTTGAAGCACTTCGTCTGATGTTGTAATGATCCGGGAGTTCGCTTGGAAACCACGCTGTGCCACAATCATTTCGGTAAACTCGTTTGTCAAGTCTACATTGGACATTTCCAGCTGACCGGGGATAATAGCTCCTGTACCTTCTTCTGCATTATTTGCCGTCACAGGCTCAAGCGCACCATCCGGATTGGCGTTCGTTGTCATGCGATACAAGTTGCCGCCAACCTTCTCCAGACCCGACGGATTCACAACCTTACCGATGCCAATCTGTACGCCAGCCTCATTTGTTCCGTCAGCCATCGTTTGGTTGATCGTTCCATCCTGACCAATCGTGAATGAAACGACATCATCTCCAATCTGGATGTTTCCTCCACCGCTATCCACTACAAACAAACCATCAGAAGTAACCAAGTTGCGATCTGCATCAAGCGTAAAGTTACCTGCACGTGTCAAGTATGGCACCTCTTGGTCCTCACTCAGACGAACCAGAAAAAATCCATCTCCATTAATGCGAAGGTCAGTAGGTCTATTCGTAGTCATAGGACTGCCTGCCAAGTGTAACGTGTCAATGGAACCTACCGACACACCTAGGCCAATCTGCTGCGCGTTAACACCACCCGATGGAGTATCCGTTGGAGCAGTGACGCCTGAAGTCGTTTGGCTCATAATATCCTTGAACATCACTCGGCTTCCTTTAAATCCAACCGTATTTACGTTCGCAATATTATTACCAATGACATCCAGCTTGGTTTGAAAACCCCGCATCCCGGAAACGCCTGAGTACATCGATTTCAACATTTTATTAAATCCTCCCAGCCTTAAATTGGTTGCCGCATCAGTCGGTCAGCGGCATTCCGGCTCCCGAGAAGGGCCAGCCGGCTAAGAAATAATGACAGCACTATCGATCTGAGTGAAGACATTGTCTTTCATACTTTCGCTATCCATCGCAGTAACAACAGTGCGATTTTTAACATTAACGATAAAGGCCATATCCTGCATCAAAATCAGAGACTCTTTAGCTCCCTTGGCGGCAGCTTTATCGAGTGCCGAACCAATCTGCTTCATCTGCTCTGTTTTCAACTCAATCCCACGCTGTTCCAGTCGCTTGGCCGCATGGTTGCTGAGTTTCAAAAGATTATCTTCAAGCACCTGCGCAAAAGGTTTAGCGGGGGCACTGGAGACTTCTCCCTGTTGGGGTTTGCGAAGCATATTTGGAGTAACGGGTCCAGTATACAATTGTCCAACCGTTATACGATCACTCATACCGTCTGCTCACGATCTTCAGACTCACTTGCCTCGTCTTTTACATCCGATGGCTCGCTTACATTAGAACCCGCAGCACCATCCTGTACGTTTTGCACATCCTGCACAGGCGTTTTCTCTTCTTCATCCTGCTTCGCACGGTTCACTTGAATAATTTCATCCAGCTTGATTTCGTCCTTGCCTACTTTCGCGTACTGCACACCGTCGCGCACAACAATAGAGTCAACAATACCTTGACGAAGTGCACCACTGTCTGCTTTATCAGAAGAGAGCCAACTGATCTCCATGCCAATCATGCCTGATACGGCCCCAAGTGACTGATTCAATGTTTTAAGCTGTGAAGAAATGTTTACCAGCTGCTCCACTGAACTGAATTGAGCCATCTGAGCAATAAATTCTTTATCTTCCATTGGCTGCATCGGGTCCTGATTCTGCAGCTGGGTGATCAAGATTTTGAGAAACTGATCCTTACCAAGCTCTTTGGTTGCAGCGCTGGTTGTCGCTTTATTTGCAGCCGAGTAGTTTGGCCAAACATTATTAGTAGAAACAATTTCGTTTGCCATATATTCACCTCATTCCTCTTTAAGCCTCTGCACTGAATGAATCGCGCTGCATTTCGCCGCCTTCTACTTGTTCACTGCGCCAGCTGCGCAACTCTTCCTGAAGTCCGGCTGCGGTTACGGCTTCATCCGTATGTTCTCCCCGCTCACGTGAACGCCTCTGCTGCTGCGATTGATTACCTTGCTGACGACCGCCATCCTGATACATCTCGGACCCTAGCGAGCTGTTCTGAGTTACTTCCAGACGTTCTACCTGAATGCCTTGAGACTGCAGCGAGGAACGCAGCTGCATCATCTGCTGTTCAAGCATGTCTTTCGCCATGACATGTTCTGTCATGAACCTGGCGACCAACTGCCCGTTTTGTAACGTAATCTGCACATCCAATTTCCCCAAATGTTCAGGACGAAGTGAGATTGTTGCCTCGGAGAACCCTTTCTGCTGCACGATATCGAGTTTATCCACCACAAATTGCGTCATTTCCTTAGCAAAAAGCGAGGCCTGCATCACAGGCTGGGCCGGTTTGCCTGCGGTTGTGCCCGAGCTTCGTAAGGAAAGTTCTCCTGCAGTTACAATTCCGCCTTGTTGAATCTCTACATCTGCACTGGAAACTGGCGCTGCATCCGCTTTAGCTGTATTCGGCCCTGCTTTGGCTTCTACTAGAACAGTCTGGTCCTTCATGACAGAGATCGTATCCAGTATCGATTTCAGTTCAGACCAGCCTTTCTTGTCTTCCGTTTCAACTCCAGCTTTTTGCAGCTGAGTTTGAAGGTCCTGAAGCAGCTGTTTGAATTCAGGTGCAAGCTCCACTACAGCACGATTCGGATGTTGAACTTTCGCTGCCAATTGAGTCAACACATCCTGTAGAACAAAACGAATTGCAGCAGGATGTTGAGACAAATCAGCGGCAGAAGCAGCGTTAACGGTATCATCCGAATTGGAAACAGTTTCGCCTGCAGATGCTTGCTGATTGCTGTCAGCCCCTTTACCCAACAAAGCATACACTTGCTGGATCAACGTTTGGAGACCTGCAAGCAGTGATGGATCATTTTCCAAAGCTTCATCCAGAGCATCAAGATCACCGAACAGCTTTTTCAGCTTATCACTTAAACCCAACGCATCTTCATCAGCAAAGAGTGAGGTTAACGTGTCAGTTAAAGATGTGTTCTCTCCTTCTTGTTCTGAAGCAAATGTAAACATAAACGGAGAAGCGGATTTGGCTGCTGTACTATTCGCTGTCTCACCTTCACCAGTTCCTCCAGCCATGGACTGTGCCAGTGTCTGCAGAAACTCACCACCTGTTTCCGTAACGGGACCGCTTGATTGTGATCCAGATGACGAAGCTGAACCGGAAGTTTTAGCCGAAGCTGTAGAGTTCATTTGATATACGAGTGACATTTTTTCACCTCCCCTCTATGCATTCACGTCCGTATCCTTACTTATTCCCCATCAGCCGATTCAAAACTTTGGCTGTTTCAACCGAGTCTTCCTTCGACATATTCTCAAGAAGTTGTGAACGAGTGGCATCATTTACTGAATTCAGTATAGTCAGTGTTTTATCCGGACTTATTTTATACGTTTCGAGCAGCAATTTAGCACCGCTGGATGCAGACATAGAGGCAAAAGTCTGACTCAACTGGGTTTTATCCAAATTCTTGCTGTTCGTTCCTGTAGTCGTTGAAGCTGCTGCTGTTTCCTTCTTTAATCTGGATTGGAGCGCATCCAGGGCAAGATCGCCTGAAGGTTTCGCATCCTTCATTAACATGGTTACATCCGCTGCCGTCTTGGGGTCCATCTTCTCCAGCACTTTCGTCCGGGCAGTCGACTGCATCGCATTTAACATGAGCACCATTTCTTCATTCGTCATATTTTGCAAAATCGGTGCAGCTTTACTCGGACTCATATCCGCATACATCTTAGCCAAACTTTTAATCTGCTTCTGATAGTCACTTTCGCTTTCAGGTTGTGCAGCTGCAGCGGTTTCAGCTGTTTGTTTGGCTTCATCCAATTTCTTCTGCAAATCAGCTGTTTTCTGCGTCTCTGCAGCTGCAGCTTCTTTGGCTGCTTTGAGCTCTGTTTCTTTAGCTGTAACTTGAGATTTCAGCTTTTCAATCGTTGCTTCAGCGCTCTCTACCTGCTTCTCGGAGTTTTTCAGTTTCTCCTTCTCAGGGTCCAGAACCGGTTCAGGCACCCAGTTCTTGACAAAAGGGATTTTATTGGCAAGTTCGAGAGCATTATTCCGAATATCCACGTTAAACAGTGTAAGCAGTACACCAAGCAGCACTACGGTAAATACGATCGGGATTGAAATCATGAGAAACTTTTCCCATCCGCTCCCGGATTCTTTTTCGATATCAGTGTCTTTTACAGCCACCGTTCATTCCTCCTTCACGAGACAACTTCGCGCCCGGCTCACATCAATTCGCTCGTCCGGCTTTGGCAGCGAAGCGTACAGTAGCCATCTCGTCCAGATCATTCTGTTCCCGGAGGAGCATCTCCTGTTGAAATCTGATTTTGGCCTTATCTCTCGCTCCAAGCCACACTTTTTCATCAATGACTTTGCCATTTAAAAAGCTCTGATTCCGCTGCACATTGACCTGAGCATGCTTGACATCACTGTTCTTACGCGATATGCACTCGTCAAGGTGATAAGCATATCGCTGCATTTCCTGCAAACTGGATACGGAAGCACAGTTCTCCGTGGCAGATTGGATAATATCCATCAGATTATTTCGATCATTAATCAACTGCAGCAGATGTTCTTCTTCTGTCTGAAGTTTGCCAATGGCTGTAGATAACATCCATTCTGCCTGTGTCTTCTCATTGCTTTTCAGGTCAACAACCTTCTGGAAATGATATCGAAATTTCATCGTTTACCCATTCATCTCCTTGCGAATTCAAGAATCAAACGCTCCTGCACTTCACTTAGCGTCACTTTTTCATCCACTTTTTGCTTTGTAAAATTCCAGATATGGTCAATCTGATCCATCGCTTCATCGATGGCTGCGTTTGATCCTCGCTGGTAAGCACCGATATTGATCAAATCTTCCGATTCTTTGTACACCGCCATCAACCGTTTCATATTGTTAACCGCATCAATCTGCTCTTCAGGAGCGATGTCCTTCATCACACGGCTGATACTTGCAAGCACATCGATCGCAGGGAAATGGCCCTTATTAGCTATGGCGCGATTCAGCACAATGTGACCGTCCAAGATCCCCCTGACTGCGTCTGCAATCGGCTCGTTCATGTCGTCTCCATCAACCAGTACAGTGTAAAAGGC harbors:
- a CDS encoding kinesin, with the translated sequence MAVKDTDIEKESGSGWEKFLMISIPIVFTVVLLGVLLTLFNVDIRNNALELANKIPFVKNWVPEPVLDPEKEKLKNSEKQVESAEATIEKLKSQVTAKETELKAAKEAAAAETQKTADLQKKLDEAKQTAETAAAAQPESESDYQKQIKSLAKMYADMSPSKAAPILQNMTNEEMVLMLNAMQSTARTKVLEKMDPKTAADVTMLMKDAKPSGDLALDALQSRLKKETAAASTTTGTNSKNLDKTQLSQTFASMSASSGAKLLLETYKISPDKTLTILNSVNDATRSQLLENMSKEDSVETAKVLNRLMGNK
- the fliJ gene encoding flagellar export protein FliJ — translated: MKFRYHFQKVVDLKSNEKTQAEWMLSTAIGKLQTEEEHLLQLINDRNNLMDIIQSATENCASVSSLQEMQRYAYHLDECISRKNSDVKHAQVNVQRNQSFLNGKVIDEKVWLGARDKAKIRFQQEMLLREQNDLDEMATVRFAAKAGRAN